In a genomic window of Myxococcaceae bacterium JPH2:
- a CDS encoding outer membrane protein transport protein, whose product MKKYVSLATLLLAGGSQAAGFANTTHTARATGMASAMTAHVQDASSVAFNPAGLSALTTYDLEVGGSAVIPVANLTPRDSNTAEATKFAVSPPPHLFAAFPLTQGLVAGVGVYTPYGAALEWKDGFSGRFVATYSQMATFNLNPTLSYAATDWLRVGVGADILYGMLKIRQRVPLPTNTEAGASISGDDVAFGFNAGVQADLVKNKLSAGITYRSATTLDFKGDAEFTDVPEPLQAAFAKQGVRVSMPMPQSMGLGLAYHPVERMTVAADATWWNWSRLQSLNLEFDNAAFSTSQPKNWHNRWSFDLGAEYAVTPAVTVRAGVGYDPTPIPDATLTPELPDSDRYQGALGVTYGIGKLSLTAGYQLLLFAKKESTTPALPGTYRGSLHVLTFTLGYHG is encoded by the coding sequence ATGAAGAAGTACGTCTCCCTCGCGACCCTGCTCCTCGCCGGCGGCAGTCAGGCAGCCGGCTTCGCCAACACCACCCACACCGCCCGAGCCACGGGCATGGCCAGCGCCATGACGGCGCATGTCCAGGATGCCTCGTCCGTAGCGTTCAACCCCGCGGGTCTCTCCGCGCTGACGACGTATGACCTGGAAGTGGGCGGCAGCGCCGTCATCCCCGTGGCGAACCTCACGCCGCGGGACTCCAACACGGCGGAGGCCACGAAGTTCGCCGTCTCCCCGCCGCCGCACCTGTTCGCCGCGTTCCCGCTGACGCAGGGGCTGGTGGCGGGCGTGGGCGTGTACACCCCGTACGGCGCCGCGCTGGAGTGGAAGGACGGCTTCTCTGGCCGCTTCGTGGCCACGTACTCGCAGATGGCCACGTTCAACCTCAACCCCACGCTGTCGTACGCGGCCACGGACTGGCTGCGCGTGGGCGTGGGCGCGGACATCCTCTACGGCATGCTGAAGATTCGTCAGCGCGTCCCCTTGCCGACGAACACCGAGGCGGGCGCCAGCATCTCGGGTGACGACGTCGCGTTCGGCTTCAACGCGGGCGTGCAGGCGGACCTCGTGAAGAACAAGCTGTCGGCGGGCATCACCTACCGCAGCGCCACCACGCTCGACTTCAAGGGCGACGCGGAGTTCACCGACGTCCCCGAGCCCCTCCAGGCCGCCTTCGCCAAGCAGGGCGTGCGGGTGAGCATGCCCATGCCCCAGTCGATGGGCCTGGGACTGGCCTACCACCCGGTCGAGCGCATGACGGTCGCCGCCGACGCCACCTGGTGGAACTGGTCACGGCTGCAGAGCCTGAACCTCGAGTTCGACAACGCGGCGTTCAGCACGAGCCAGCCCAAGAACTGGCACAACCGCTGGTCCTTCGACCTGGGCGCCGAGTACGCGGTGACGCCCGCGGTCACCGTGCGAGCGGGCGTGGGCTATGACCCGACGCCCATCCCGGACGCGACGCTCACGCCGGAGCTGCCGGACTCGGACCGCTACCAGGGCGCGCTCGGCGTGACCTATGGCATCGGCAAGCTGTCGCTGACGGCCGGCTACCAACTGCTCCTGTTCGCGAAGAAGGAGAGCACCACGCCCGCGCTGCCCGGCACGTACCGGGGCTCGCTGCACGTGCTGACCTTCACGCTGGGCTACCACGGCTAA
- the thrA gene encoding bifunctional aspartate kinase/homoserine dehydrogenase I → MNSPRFRVMKFGGSSVGSPPRLRQVVQLIAQHSRSGPLAVVVSAMGDTTDWLLEAASLAAAGNLEGARAVLWRITELAKSTVAALHPSPSAGLAARIDLLLAPLQLLLQGIALTRECSPASKDRVLSYGELITSTVLPELLQAAGVESRFCDSRALIVTDDRFGAARVDVERTRTLIQEAARTWGNAVPVLPGFIAATPDGRTTTLGRNGSDYTAALVAQGLAASEVTVWTDVLGLHTADPDLVADAYPVAHLTHGEGLELAAVGVRMLHARTMIPLIESGIPLRIRNTMSPEHPGTLIDAVGSLDGQRPTCIATREDLALLDIEVRKLSDQFQLGERALSALRQADVTVWMTAQSSNGQSIAVVVPRPDAERARTALESELAQELARREVEPLKIRQPVTLLTLVAEAMGHGVNVAGRFFRALGGVGVNVKAIAQGASSRSISCVVDASDTAIAVRTTHAAFNLAHQQVSVFLLGKGTVGGQLLAQLRAQEAQLRERHGIALRVVGIADSRRAVFDARGLPLDGLEERLSTGDAREAGLSRLVPLLEELRRQPVPILVDCTAAAGMEAVYTQAFQRGIHVVAANKKPLALPWADHEQLLAEARRHHVAYHYETTVGASLPVIETLSNLVRTGDTVRLITASLSGTLGYLCNELMAGVPLSVAVRTARERGFTEPDPRDDLSGIDVARKALILARELGLPLSFSDVALEPFVPADLCTASVDVLPKGLEALDGTYAEKVARCRQSGTVLRYLARIAPGRSGDGPIIRVGPTVVEAGQPAADLRGAESLISFTTTRHSDYPLTVRGAGAGGAVTASGVLADILRISQTLRGR, encoded by the coding sequence ATGAACAGTCCTCGATTCAGGGTCATGAAGTTCGGCGGCTCGTCGGTGGGTTCTCCCCCTCGGCTGCGGCAGGTGGTGCAGCTCATCGCCCAGCATTCGCGCAGCGGCCCGCTCGCGGTGGTGGTCTCCGCCATGGGCGACACCACGGACTGGCTGCTGGAGGCGGCGAGCCTCGCGGCGGCCGGCAACCTGGAAGGTGCGCGCGCGGTGCTCTGGCGCATCACCGAGCTGGCGAAGAGCACCGTCGCCGCGCTCCACCCCTCCCCCAGCGCGGGACTCGCGGCGCGCATCGATCTGTTGCTCGCGCCGCTCCAGCTCCTGCTGCAAGGCATCGCGCTCACCCGCGAGTGTTCCCCGGCGTCGAAGGATCGCGTCCTCTCCTATGGAGAGCTCATCACCTCCACGGTGTTGCCCGAGCTGCTCCAGGCCGCTGGCGTGGAGTCGCGATTCTGTGACTCGCGCGCGCTCATCGTGACGGATGACCGGTTCGGCGCGGCGCGGGTGGACGTGGAGCGGACGCGAACGCTCATCCAGGAGGCCGCGCGCACGTGGGGCAACGCGGTGCCCGTCCTCCCTGGCTTCATCGCGGCGACGCCGGATGGGCGCACCACCACGCTCGGGCGCAATGGCTCGGACTACACCGCCGCGCTCGTCGCCCAGGGACTGGCCGCCTCCGAGGTCACCGTGTGGACGGACGTGCTCGGGCTGCACACCGCGGATCCCGACCTCGTGGCGGATGCGTACCCGGTCGCGCATCTCACGCACGGCGAGGGGCTGGAGCTGGCCGCGGTGGGCGTGCGCATGCTGCACGCGCGCACCATGATTCCGCTCATCGAGTCCGGCATCCCGCTGCGGATCCGCAACACGATGTCGCCCGAGCACCCCGGCACGCTCATCGACGCCGTGGGTTCGCTGGATGGGCAGCGGCCCACCTGTATCGCCACGCGCGAGGACCTCGCGCTGTTGGACATCGAGGTGCGCAAGCTCTCCGACCAGTTCCAGCTCGGTGAGCGCGCGCTGTCCGCGCTGCGGCAGGCGGACGTCACCGTGTGGATGACGGCGCAGTCGTCCAACGGGCAGTCCATCGCCGTCGTGGTTCCTCGCCCGGATGCGGAGCGAGCCCGGACGGCGCTGGAGTCCGAGCTGGCGCAAGAGCTCGCGCGCCGCGAGGTGGAGCCGCTGAAGATTCGCCAGCCCGTCACGCTGCTGACGCTCGTGGCCGAGGCGATGGGTCACGGCGTCAACGTGGCGGGACGCTTCTTCCGCGCGCTGGGAGGGGTGGGCGTCAACGTCAAGGCCATCGCGCAGGGCGCCAGCTCGCGCTCCATCTCGTGCGTCGTCGATGCCTCGGACACGGCCATCGCCGTGCGCACCACGCACGCGGCCTTCAACCTCGCGCACCAGCAGGTCAGCGTCTTCTTGCTCGGCAAGGGGACGGTGGGCGGGCAGCTCCTCGCGCAGCTTCGCGCCCAGGAGGCACAGCTCCGCGAGCGCCATGGCATCGCGCTTCGCGTGGTGGGCATCGCGGACAGCCGTCGCGCGGTGTTCGACGCGCGCGGCCTCCCGCTCGACGGCCTCGAGGAGCGCCTCTCCACCGGAGACGCGCGCGAGGCCGGGCTCTCGCGGCTCGTCCCGCTGCTGGAGGAGCTGCGCCGACAGCCCGTGCCCATCCTCGTGGACTGCACGGCCGCCGCGGGAATGGAGGCCGTCTACACGCAGGCCTTCCAGCGCGGCATCCACGTGGTGGCGGCCAACAAGAAGCCGCTCGCCCTGCCCTGGGCCGATCACGAGCAGCTCCTGGCCGAGGCGCGGCGACACCATGTGGCCTACCACTACGAGACGACGGTGGGCGCCAGCCTCCCTGTCATCGAGACGCTGTCGAACCTCGTGCGCACCGGCGACACGGTGCGGCTCATCACCGCGTCGCTGTCCGGAACGCTCGGCTACCTCTGCAACGAGCTGATGGCGGGGGTCCCCCTCTCCGTCGCGGTGCGCACGGCGCGCGAGCGCGGCTTCACCGAGCCGGATCCACGCGACGACCTCAGCGGCATCGACGTCGCGCGCAAGGCGCTCATCCTCGCGCGTGAGCTGGGGCTGCCGCTCTCGTTCTCGGACGTGGCGCTGGAGCCGTTCGTCCCGGCCGACCTGTGCACCGCCTCCGTGGACGTGCTCCCCAAGGGGCTGGAGGCGCTGGATGGAACGTATGCGGAGAAGGTGGCCCGCTGCCGTCAGTCCGGCACGGTGCTGCGCTATCTGGCCCGCATCGCGCCGGGCCGCTCCGGAGACGGCCCCATCATCCGCGTGGGCCCCACCGTGGTGGAGGCCGGTCAGCCCGCGGCGGATCTGCGCGGCGCCGAGTCCCTCATCTCCTTCACCACCACGCGCCACAGCGACTACCCGCTCACGGTGCGCGGCGCGGGCGCGGGCGGCGCGGTCACCGCCTCCGGCGTCCTCGCAGACATCCTCCGCATCTCCCAGACCCTCCGGGGTCGCTGA
- a CDS encoding PLP-dependent transferase, with amino-acid sequence MKLATAVVHAGVRRDPSTGAVAVPIYQSATFQHPALGQSTGYDYSRTRNPTRSALEEAIARLEGGSRGLAFSSGMAAIHCALQLLGPEDHLVLTEDLYGGTYRLVENILHRRCTYVDTSRPEAVRAALRPNTRAVLVESPTNPVMRTADIPVLANLAHETGALLIVDNTFLTPCLQRPLELGADLVVHSATKYLSGHNDVVAGALVAKDAALGERLAYFQNGIGAILGPQDSYLVIRGLKTLALRMERHQANAREVAGWLASHPLVERVFYPGVGGMLSFTVTDTALVPQVLSSVRLCLFAESLGGVETLITYPATQTHADIPAARREELGITDRLLRLSVGIEDVHDIIADLSEALAGAHTLRELRHAPLAHGS; translated from the coding sequence ATGAAGCTCGCCACGGCAGTCGTCCACGCAGGCGTCCGGCGCGATCCCTCCACCGGCGCGGTCGCCGTCCCCATCTACCAATCCGCCACCTTCCAGCACCCGGCGCTCGGCCAGTCCACCGGCTACGACTACTCTCGCACGCGCAACCCCACGCGCTCCGCGCTGGAGGAGGCCATCGCTCGACTGGAGGGTGGCAGCCGCGGCCTGGCCTTCTCCTCGGGCATGGCGGCCATCCACTGTGCGCTACAGCTGCTCGGCCCCGAGGACCATCTCGTGCTGACCGAGGACCTCTACGGCGGGACGTATCGGCTCGTGGAGAACATCCTCCATCGGCGATGTACGTACGTCGACACCAGCCGCCCCGAGGCGGTGCGCGCGGCCCTGCGCCCCAACACGCGGGCCGTGCTGGTGGAGTCCCCCACCAACCCGGTGATGCGGACGGCGGACATCCCGGTCCTCGCGAACCTCGCGCACGAGACAGGCGCGCTGCTCATCGTGGACAACACGTTCCTCACCCCCTGTCTCCAGCGTCCGTTGGAGCTGGGCGCGGACCTGGTGGTCCACAGCGCGACCAAGTACCTGTCCGGCCACAACGACGTCGTCGCCGGCGCGCTCGTCGCGAAGGACGCGGCGCTCGGTGAGCGACTCGCGTACTTCCAGAACGGCATCGGCGCCATCCTCGGGCCGCAGGACTCCTATCTCGTCATTCGCGGCCTGAAGACGCTCGCGCTGCGCATGGAGCGACATCAGGCCAACGCGCGCGAGGTGGCCGGTTGGCTCGCCTCCCATCCGCTCGTGGAGCGCGTCTTCTATCCGGGCGTGGGCGGCATGTTGTCCTTCACCGTCACCGACACGGCGCTCGTGCCGCAGGTGCTCTCTTCCGTGCGCCTGTGTCTCTTCGCCGAGTCGCTCGGTGGCGTCGAGACGCTCATCACCTATCCAGCCACCCAGACGCATGCCGACATCCCCGCGGCGCGCCGCGAGGAGCTGGGAATCACTGACCGACTGCTGCGCCTCTCCGTGGGAATCGAGGACGTCCATGACATCATTGCCGACCTTTCCGAAGCGCTCGCCGGAGCCCACACGTTGCGAGAGCTTCGCCACGCGCCTCTTGCACACGGGTCATGA
- a CDS encoding aminotransferase class V-fold PLP-dependent enzyme, whose translation MTSLPTFPKRSPEPTRCESFATRLLHTGHELDPTTGAAAVPIYQVSMFDQPSLEQPGEFDYARSGNPTRRALEGVLASLDEAAGAFAFGSGMAAVSTVLMLFSAGDHLVVTDDCYGGTYRVLTRVFRRFGLDATFVDTSNPAAVRAAIRPNTRALLVETVSNPFLKRTDVPAMAEIAHQHKALLIVDNTFLSPYLSRPLTEGADIVVHSATKYLGGHSDVVAGSVAVRTPALAQEVYFLQNAVGAVLGPQDCFLLQRGIKTLQVRMERQVRTASALAQWLAERPEVREVFYPDTGAVVTFRLARDAMAAPFVQNLRLPLLGVSLGAVESIVTVPARHSHASVPAAERERRGITEGLIRFSVGLEDLGDLSEDLALAFEAARHVV comes from the coding sequence ATGACATCATTGCCGACCTTTCCGAAGCGCTCGCCGGAGCCCACACGTTGCGAGAGCTTCGCCACGCGCCTCTTGCACACGGGTCATGAGCTAGACCCGACGACGGGCGCGGCGGCCGTGCCCATCTACCAGGTGTCGATGTTCGATCAGCCGAGCCTGGAGCAGCCCGGCGAGTTCGACTACGCGCGCTCGGGGAACCCCACACGCCGGGCCCTCGAGGGCGTGCTCGCGAGCCTCGACGAGGCCGCGGGAGCGTTCGCGTTCGGCTCGGGCATGGCGGCCGTCTCCACCGTGCTGATGCTCTTCAGCGCGGGCGATCACCTCGTCGTCACCGATGACTGTTACGGCGGCACCTATCGCGTGCTCACACGGGTGTTCCGGCGCTTCGGGCTGGACGCCACCTTCGTGGACACGAGCAACCCGGCGGCGGTGCGCGCCGCGATCCGCCCCAACACGCGCGCGCTGCTCGTGGAAACGGTCAGCAACCCGTTCCTCAAGCGCACGGACGTCCCCGCCATGGCGGAGATCGCCCACCAGCACAAGGCGCTACTCATCGTCGACAACACGTTCTTGTCGCCCTACCTGTCGCGCCCGCTCACCGAGGGAGCGGACATCGTCGTGCACTCCGCGACGAAGTACCTGGGTGGGCACAGCGATGTCGTCGCGGGCTCGGTGGCGGTGAGGACCCCGGCGCTCGCCCAGGAGGTCTACTTCCTCCAGAACGCAGTGGGCGCGGTGCTTGGGCCCCAGGACTGCTTCCTCCTTCAGCGCGGCATCAAGACGCTGCAGGTGCGGATGGAGCGGCAGGTGCGCACGGCCTCGGCGTTGGCGCAGTGGCTCGCCGAGCGGCCCGAGGTGCGCGAGGTCTTCTATCCCGACACGGGCGCGGTGGTGACGTTCCGGCTCGCGCGCGACGCCATGGCCGCGCCGTTCGTGCAGAACCTGCGGCTGCCGCTGCTCGGCGTCTCGCTGGGCGCGGTGGAGAGCATCGTCACGGTGCCTGCTCGCCACTCGCATGCCTCCGTGCCAGCGGCCGAGCGAGAGCGCCGCGGAATCACCGAGGGCCTCATCCGCTTCTCCGTGGGGCTGGAGGACCTGGGTGACCTGAGCGAAGACCTGGCCCTCGCCTTCGAGGCCGCGCGTCATGTCGTGTGA
- a CDS encoding porin, translated as MASTTRYAIPLVLGGLLSPLSSHAEGDTPEAPPAVTVQAGADGFTLTSADKAFQLKLRGYLQTDGRFFASKADKPGSTTFLIRRARPIVEGTLFGAFDFRLMPDFGAGTVQLFDAYLDFHPAKEARLRAGKFKPPIGLERLQSATNTVFIERALPTDLVPNRDVGLQVHGELHGGVLAYALGAFNGTPDGASVDANLDDSFDVAARVFAQPFRAGGPSVLKGLGVGFAASQGQQFGATASTGVAPLRTPGQQTFFSYRTGALADDTVIAHGDHFRLSPQGYFYAGPVGLLAEYVSSTQAVSRGPARARLRNQAWQVTASAVFLGGAPSFEGVRPTHPLHPSEGAWGAVELAGRYHTLNVDADAFPLYADPNKAARAARSWGLAANWYLNANARLAADFDRTTFDGGAPDADRTPESVFLSRFQLSW; from the coding sequence ATGGCATCCACGACGCGCTACGCAATCCCTCTCGTCCTGGGAGGACTCCTCTCCCCGCTCAGTTCCCACGCCGAAGGCGACACGCCCGAGGCCCCACCCGCGGTCACCGTCCAAGCAGGCGCGGACGGCTTCACCCTCACCTCCGCCGACAAAGCCTTTCAGCTCAAGCTGCGCGGCTATCTCCAGACAGACGGCCGCTTCTTCGCGAGCAAAGCGGACAAGCCCGGCTCCACCACGTTCCTAATCCGACGCGCGCGGCCCATCGTGGAGGGCACCCTCTTCGGCGCGTTCGACTTCCGCCTGATGCCGGACTTCGGCGCCGGGACGGTGCAGCTCTTCGACGCCTACCTGGACTTCCACCCCGCCAAGGAGGCGCGGCTGCGCGCGGGCAAGTTCAAGCCGCCCATCGGACTGGAGCGGCTCCAGAGCGCGACGAACACGGTCTTCATCGAGCGTGCGCTCCCCACGGACCTGGTGCCCAATCGGGACGTGGGTCTGCAAGTCCACGGTGAGCTGCACGGTGGCGTGCTCGCCTACGCGCTGGGCGCGTTCAATGGCACGCCAGACGGAGCCAGCGTCGATGCCAACCTGGATGACAGCTTCGACGTGGCCGCGCGCGTGTTCGCCCAGCCCTTCCGCGCGGGCGGCCCGAGCGTCCTGAAGGGACTCGGGGTCGGCTTCGCCGCATCACAGGGACAACAGTTCGGTGCCACGGCGAGCACGGGTGTCGCGCCGCTGCGCACGCCAGGACAGCAGACCTTCTTCAGCTACCGCACGGGCGCGCTGGCCGATGACACCGTCATCGCCCACGGAGACCACTTCCGCCTCTCGCCACAGGGTTACTTCTACGCGGGCCCGGTGGGTCTGCTGGCCGAGTACGTTTCATCCACGCAGGCAGTCAGTCGAGGTCCGGCACGCGCGAGGCTCCGCAACCAGGCCTGGCAGGTCACCGCGAGCGCGGTGTTCCTAGGCGGCGCGCCGTCCTTCGAGGGCGTGCGCCCCACGCATCCCCTGCATCCCTCGGAAGGAGCCTGGGGCGCGGTCGAGCTGGCGGGCCGCTATCACACGCTGAACGTCGACGCCGACGCGTTCCCGCTCTACGCGGATCCGAACAAGGCCGCTCGCGCCGCGCGGAGCTGGGGCCTCGCGGCCAACTGGTACCTCAACGCCAACGCGCGCCTCGCCGCCGACTTCGACCGCACCACCTTCGACGGTGGCGCTCCAGACGCGGACCGGACACCGGAGTCCGTCTTCCTCTCTCGCTTCCAGCTCAGCTGGTGA
- a CDS encoding sulfate ABC transporter substrate-binding protein yields MHPRHVLPLLLLLSLGGCSKAGGDGSSAETVTLLNVSYDPTRELYEDFNTAFAKHWEASQGRKLTVQQSHGGSGKQARAVIDGLEADVVTLALAYDVDMLHDKANLLPTDWQTRLPNNSAPYTSTVVFVVRKGNPKNIRDWDDLTRDGISVITPNPKTSGGARWNYLAAWGYALRKPGGTEDSARAFVSRLFKNVPVLDSGARGSTTTFAERGLGDVLIAWENEALLLTREVGKERFDIIAPSVSILAEPPVALVDRNVDKRGTRAVAEAYLRYLYSDEGQEIAARHHYRPRSQTVAAKHAQDFPAVTLFTIDEAFGGWRKAQKAHFDDGGEFDRLAAAQAR; encoded by the coding sequence ATGCATCCACGCCACGTCTTGCCGCTCCTCTTGCTGCTCTCGCTCGGCGGCTGCTCCAAGGCCGGGGGCGACGGCTCCAGCGCGGAGACGGTCACGCTGCTCAACGTGTCCTATGACCCGACCCGCGAACTCTACGAAGACTTCAACACCGCGTTCGCGAAGCACTGGGAAGCAAGCCAGGGGCGGAAGCTCACGGTGCAACAGTCGCACGGCGGATCCGGCAAGCAAGCGCGGGCCGTCATCGATGGACTGGAGGCCGACGTCGTGACGCTCGCCCTCGCGTACGACGTGGACATGCTCCACGACAAGGCGAACCTCCTCCCGACGGACTGGCAGACCCGCTTGCCGAACAACAGCGCGCCCTACACCTCCACCGTCGTGTTCGTGGTCCGCAAGGGCAACCCCAAGAACATCCGCGACTGGGACGACCTCACGCGCGACGGCATCTCCGTCATCACGCCCAACCCCAAGACGTCAGGGGGCGCGCGATGGAACTACCTCGCGGCGTGGGGCTATGCGCTGCGCAAGCCGGGCGGCACCGAGGACTCGGCTCGGGCCTTCGTGTCGCGCCTCTTCAAGAACGTCCCCGTGCTCGACTCGGGCGCGCGGGGCTCCACCACCACGTTCGCGGAGCGCGGCCTGGGCGACGTGCTCATCGCCTGGGAGAACGAAGCCCTCCTCCTCACCCGTGAGGTGGGAAAGGAGCGGTTCGACATCATCGCGCCCTCGGTGAGCATCCTGGCCGAGCCGCCCGTCGCGCTGGTCGACCGCAACGTGGACAAGCGCGGGACGCGCGCGGTGGCCGAGGCCTATCTGCGCTACCTCTACTCGGACGAAGGACAGGAGATCGCCGCGCGACATCACTACCGGCCGCGCTCGCAGACGGTGGCGGCGAAGCACGCCCAGGACTTCCCCGCCGTCACCCTCTTCACCATCGACGAGGCGTTCGGCGGCTGGCGCAAGGCGCAGAAGGCCCACTTCGACGACGGCGGGGAGTTCGACCGTCTCGCCGCGGCCCAGGCCCGGTGA
- the cysT gene encoding sulfate ABC transporter permease subunit CysT, with protein MSTSARRRILPGFGLSLGMTWAWLGLLVIVPLSGLVLQSLNLSWERFWETVASPRAFAAYRLSFGASLAAALINAIFGLLVAWVLVRYRFPGRAWVDALVDLPFALPTAVAGLTLTTLYASHGAYGRYLEALGLKVAFTPLGVAIALTFIGLPFVVRTVQPVLEDLDPEVEEAATTLGATPWQTFSRVVFPHVLPALLSGFTLAFARALGEYGSIVFISGNMPLRTEIVPLLIVTRLEQYDYAGATALALVMLVTSFTLLLTVNLLQRWSQRRLESRPG; from the coding sequence ATGAGCACGTCCGCGCGCAGACGCATCCTCCCCGGCTTCGGATTGTCGCTGGGAATGACCTGGGCCTGGCTCGGCCTGCTGGTCATCGTTCCCCTCTCCGGCCTCGTCCTCCAGAGCCTCAACCTGTCGTGGGAGCGGTTCTGGGAGACCGTGGCGTCGCCTCGCGCGTTCGCGGCCTATCGCTTGAGCTTCGGCGCATCCCTCGCGGCGGCGCTCATCAACGCGATCTTCGGACTGCTCGTGGCCTGGGTGCTCGTGCGCTACCGCTTCCCGGGCCGAGCGTGGGTGGACGCGTTGGTGGACCTGCCCTTCGCGCTCCCCACGGCGGTGGCCGGGCTGACGCTGACCACGCTCTACGCCTCACATGGCGCCTATGGGCGGTACCTGGAGGCGCTGGGCCTGAAGGTGGCTTTCACCCCGCTGGGCGTGGCCATCGCGCTGACCTTCATCGGCCTGCCCTTCGTCGTGCGCACGGTGCAGCCCGTGCTGGAGGACCTGGATCCCGAAGTGGAGGAAGCCGCGACGACGCTCGGCGCGACGCCCTGGCAGACGTTCTCGCGCGTCGTCTTTCCCCACGTGCTCCCGGCCCTCCTCAGCGGTTTCACCCTCGCGTTCGCGCGAGCGCTGGGTGAGTACGGCTCCATCGTCTTCATCTCCGGCAACATGCCGCTGCGCACGGAGATCGTCCCGCTGCTCATCGTCACGCGGCTGGAGCAGTACGACTACGCGGGCGCCACCGCGCTCGCGCTCGTGATGCTCGTCACGTCGTTCACGCTCCTGCTGACCGTCAACCTCCTCCAGCGCTGGAGCCAACGTCGGCTCGAGTCGCGCCCCGGGTAG
- the cysW gene encoding sulfate ABC transporter permease subunit CysW, producing MHVAPFTPRHATRMLASPALLKWGLIATALAFLGVFLFVPLIAVFSYAFQKGLAAWFAAIRTPESLAAIRLTLTAALIAVPVNLVFGLAAAWLIARFQFPGRALLLTLIDLPFSISPVIAGLLFVLLFGRHGGLGPWLIEHGHPVLFAVPGIVLATVFITFPFVAREVLPVLQAQGCDEEEAALTLGASGWRTFLRVTIPKVKWGVLYGVILCNARAMGEFGAVSVVSGHVRGVTTTLPLHAEILYNEYDFVGAFAVASLLTLLALVTLVIKKYVEWRADAP from the coding sequence ATGCACGTCGCCCCCTTCACGCCACGCCATGCGACCCGCATGCTCGCGAGCCCGGCCCTCTTGAAGTGGGGGCTCATCGCGACGGCGCTCGCCTTCCTGGGTGTGTTCCTCTTCGTCCCGCTGATCGCCGTCTTCTCGTATGCCTTTCAGAAGGGCCTGGCCGCCTGGTTCGCGGCCATCCGCACGCCCGAGTCACTCGCGGCCATCCGACTGACCCTCACCGCCGCGCTCATCGCGGTCCCCGTCAACCTCGTCTTCGGGCTGGCCGCCGCCTGGCTCATCGCGCGCTTCCAGTTCCCCGGGCGCGCGCTGCTCCTCACGCTGATCGACTTGCCGTTCAGCATCTCGCCGGTCATCGCGGGCCTCCTCTTCGTCCTCCTGTTCGGTCGGCATGGAGGACTGGGCCCGTGGCTCATCGAGCACGGCCATCCCGTCCTCTTCGCGGTGCCCGGCATCGTGCTGGCCACGGTCTTCATCACCTTCCCCTTCGTGGCCCGCGAGGTGTTGCCCGTCCTGCAAGCGCAAGGCTGCGACGAAGAGGAAGCCGCGCTGACCCTGGGCGCGAGCGGCTGGCGCACGTTCCTGCGAGTCACCATTCCCAAGGTGAAGTGGGGCGTGCTCTACGGCGTCATCCTCTGCAACGCGCGCGCGATGGGCGAGTTCGGCGCGGTGTCCGTCGTCTCCGGCCACGTGCGCGGCGTGACGACCACGCTGCCGCTGCACGCGGAGATTCTCTACAACGAATACGACTTCGTCGGCGCGTTCGCCGTGGCCTCGCTGCTGACCCTGCTCGCGCTCGTCACGCTCGTCATCAAGAAGTACGTGGAATGGAGGGCTGACGCCCCATGA